Part of the Candidatus Thiothrix putei genome, GCACCGAACGTTTGCAACGACCTACCACAAAGTACAGGGGTTGTTGCAACGTTCCCCCGCAGAATGGCTGCAATTATCGCGGATACAATTTGCGTTAGGTGAATTGTATGCTGAATACGCACCGGAAGGTTTCGAGCAAGCCCAAGCGGCTTACCGTCAAGCGATCAGTGGCGATGACGGTGGGCGCGTGCCGGTTAAGGCAGTCGAACAATTAGCCAATCTGGAAGCGCGAACGGGTGAAAAAATTGGCGGGGAGGCAGGGCATTCCCTGTTGAATAATGCCATTAACCGCCTTACCGGTTTGCTGGAAGTTACCGAAGGGATTCAGGTCGAAACCGTCGATGGCATCAAACACGTTATTAGCCAAGGTGTGACGGATACCAAGCCCAATGCTGAGCGCTGGTCATTGCTGGGTAGTGCATGGAAGCGCAAAGCGGTATTGTACAAGCGGGCGGAAACTACCACTCACCCCTTAACTGAGGCCATTAAAGAGGCACTCAATCACAGCCGTCGGGCTTATCACGCTGCCAACCGAAACGTTACGCTAGAAAACCCCGCCTTTAATTTGTATGCACTGCTTAACGGTTTGCAACTCGATGCATTGCTAACAACGGATGCGCAACAACCGGAAGCCGTACTAGCATTGCAACACGCCAGACGCTGCCAGGAACTGGCTCGCCAGCGTTTTGCACGGTCGTATGACTTCTTTGATGCAGTGATACCCGTTGATGCGCAACTGGCCATTTACTTGCTGGAAAATACCTTGGCTGATCAGCCTGTCAAGGCATTGGTAAAGCTGTATCAGGATGCGGCTGCACCCGTACCGACCAGCAGTCGTCAATTTGATTCTGTGGTAAGGCAATTACAGTTAATCGCGGATTTTCTGCCACTACAGCAGCGGGATAACGGGGATAGGTGTGTGCAAACGCTGCGCGATGTTGCCGAACGCTTAGCGCAGCAGGCGGAATGAGAGGCGAGAGACGCATCCATTGCGTCTCTGTAAGCTCAATGGGCGGGCTTGGCTTCGTCTTGATAAGCCGTTAAAAACTCGTGGGGATTAACGTAAAAGACTTGATCCAACCCTAACGGTTGTTCGGCTTTCCAACCGGTGACTAATGGCGGCAGACTACGGATAGAGTAATACAAGTTAGCCGCAGATTTAGTTTGCTTGGCAGTACCCAATGTGCCGATTTTCTCGCCTGTTTTAACCCAAGAAGCAGGTTTTACTGCAACCGTGTCCAAGTTGGCATAGTGATGTAAGCGCCATTTTGCACCCAATACCCACACAGAATTATCACCTCGCGGGGTATCTGCACTGTAAAGGACTAGCCCACTGGTGACAGCTTCTACGGAAGCACCTTGGTCAGCGAAAATATTAATGCCTTTGTACGCATCAAACCCACCCACTTTATAGCCATACACTGTTGGGTTGCCCTGATAAGACTTGGCACTTGCTACCGGCACATGACGGTCTTCCGGTATCCAGTAACCGATCATAAAAATGGTAATTGCTAATAAAAGCAACAGAGGTTTCTTGTTCATTGCATACACCCTATATATCCCTATCCACTGTTATTGCTATTTATGACGGACAGAGTATTTGAAAGTTCAGATTTTTATATAGGATATAATACAATTATTTTATGGATCAAAAAACCTTTTTCCGAAGAAAGGTTTATTGTGCAGGCTTTATGAGTATTTGCTGAATTTCTTCAACAGTTGGCTGCCACTTGGATGGGAGGTTATTTTCCCAATCTGTCAGGTACTTACGCAATGATTTATCATCACTGTCATCGCCCAGATTTAAATAATTGAGCGTTGTCCATGCTTCCGGTTGTTCCGTAAAAATAGGTAATAACTGGTTGGCAACCAGTTCGTTGAGATCACGCCCTTGGGCATAAGGGTCGGCGCTCAGCGTTTTGGCATACGCCTGATACCATTTGGGCAATTTCATGCTGTTGGGAAGCTGACGATGCGTTTGCTTGAACATGTCTTGCTGGTATTCGGTAAACTTGGGGGCATATTCCTGCCAATGTGGGTACGGCGGGTTGCTTGCCCACTGTTGTGCCATTTTTTCCAAAGCAAACAAGCTAAAGGCTTCGCAGAGTGATTCTTCAAACCATTGCTGGCGGGTGATGTTATTGGGGGCAAGGTCATAGTTTGACATCAAGTGGCACATTTCATGGGAAAACTGGTAAGCGAGTTGCGCCCAGTAACGCCCGTTAACGTTTAACAGAACGATGTATTCGTCGTTAGGGCTTTTTTCGTACAGGGAAATAGGACCACTCTTGTCGTTTCTGACAATGATATTACCAAAGGTTCGCCCTGCCATATAGGGGGAAATGGCTTCGATCACGGAATTCAAGACCGCTTTCACATCATCTGGATTGGCATCCCCCCACTCGCTTTCGACTTGTACTTGTGCCGGAGCCACAAAGGCTTGTAAGCGCATGGGGCTAAGCAGTAACAACAATGACAGCAGTAACAAGCAAGTTTTTAGATAACGCATGGCATCACTCAGCGGTTACGGAGATTTAGTGGATTATCGGAATGTTTATTTTGGCCTGCTATCCACGCTTGAAAAGACATGTATCATGTCAATCGGTAGTGGAAATACGATATGCGTGAACATTACTCAACAGTGATGACTTCCCCCCCAAAAAAACCAAGCATGGCGTTAGGCAGCAGCCTTACTGAACTGCTGTTTTAACACCTTGATTATGGGTATTTTCCCGCTGTTAGCGGTTCATGTTTGCCTATCATCGTCCTCATCGCCGTTGACGGCCGCGTTAATTCGCCACCAGAAGGCTTTGGGGGGAGAGCGCAGTAATTGCCGTGCCAGTAGTGGTGCTAAAATCTGTCGCACGGTGTTCTCGGAAGGCAATTCACGGGAACGGGTGCGCAAATACAAGACCTGCTGCTTCCAAAGCCCCTCATGGTACTTGAGGGAAAACAGTTGTAGCAAACCGGTGGCGATGCAGGGGTGTGAACAAAAGTGCGGTGTCCTGTAGACTAAGATGGCACCCCCTAAAACCAGAGAAAAAGGACTTTCCCATGTTGACAGTTAGCTCCCGCGACCAAAAACTTTTAGAAGCCTTGAACCGCAACCCCGCATTAAAAGCTCGGATGGAAGGGCTAATCGAGGTGGTTGAAAATGCCGGTGATGACATTATCAAAGCAGCAGACGCCGAACAGCGGGTGATAGAAGAACTGCGCCAAATGGGAAATGATGCGATCACTGCATGGGCAAACAAACGTGTAGAAAAATGCACAGCCCCAGCCTGTGAAGAAGGCATTGGGAAGTATGTAAAGAGTGGAAAAAAAACTGTCATTGGCACACGACCTACGGAAAAATCCACATAAGCGAACCGGTCTACCGGATTCCCGGCAAGCGTGTCCGCCCCTTTAGCCAGAGTGCCGAGGTTGTTTGCCGAGGCTGTTCGCTCCCGCTGCAACGGGCGGTGACGGACTTTGGGGCGGACTGTTCATTTGCTCAAGTGCCTGATAAATTAGAAGAACATTACGGGATACGGCTGGCATCCAGCAGCATCCGACACATCACCGAAGGTCACGCCAAACGCATCCATGAATCCCAAGTGTTGATAAAAGACTATCCAAGCACGTTGGGAAAAGCCTATGTCATTGCCGAAATGGACGGCAGCATGATCCCCATCGTCGAGATTGACGAAACAGCCCCCGACAAGCGCAAAGGCAAAAAGGAAAGCTGGAAAGAAGCCCGCCTGTGTCTTGCCCACGCCAAAGGCAGTGCTACGCCAACGTTTGGCGCAATATTCGGTGGCACGGTAGAAGATGCTGGAAAAATCTTATTCGACACCGCCTGCCGTGCTGGATTTGGAAAAAGCACGTTCCTCCATGCGGTGGGTGATGGGGCAAGCTGGATCAACCGTCAAGTGGATGAACAATTTGGCACACAAGGACATTACCTGATTGATTTTTATCATGTTTGTGAATACCTATCAGCAGCATCCGCAAGCTGTTCATGCCTCAAGGACAAGGATAAATGGTTTGCCAAACAGAAAAAAGCCCTACAGGGGGTGTGAACAAAAGTGCGGTAAACCTCATGCCGCCTCAGCGGTGTTTCGCCAATAATGCTTCCATTGCTGGTTTCCCCGCATGACCCTCAACGCCAACATATCCGCCGCATTATCACTTTTCCACCATGCCCCCGATTTTTTTAAGCGTTGCTGGATGATGTAACGGTGTGCACTTTCTATTTCGCCCGACCCCACGGGCAATCCGAGGGATTTTGCTGTCGGGTAATCCAGTTGCTCAATGCGGTTGCTCAGGTAACGGTGACAAGCTCGTACTGGGGCGTTACTGTCTTCTACCGTTTCTGCTTCGAGGAAAGGTTTCAGTGTGTCGATGACCGCTTGAGCTTGACCATCCTGTAGGGCTTTTTTCTGTTTGGCAAACCATTTATCCTTGTCCTTGAGGCATGAACAGCTTGCGGATGCTGCTGATAGGTATTCACAAACATGATAAAAATCAATCAGGTAATGTCCTTGTGTGCCAAATTGTTCATCCACTTGACGGTTGATCCAGCTTGCCCCATCACCCACCGCATGGAGGAACGTGCTTTTTCCAAATCCAGCACGGCAGGCGGTGTCGAATAAGATTTTTCCAGCATCTTCTACCGTGCCACCGAATATTGCGCCAAACGTTGGCGTAGCACTGCCTTTGGCGTGGGCAAGACACAGGCGGGCTTCTTTCCAGCTTTCCTTTTTGCCTTTGCGCTTGTCGGGGGCTGTTTCGTCAATCTCGACGATGGGGATCATGCTGCCGTCCATTTCGGCAATGACATAGGCTTTTCCCAACGTGCTTGGATAGTCTTTTATCAACACTTGGGATTCATGGATGCGTTTGGCGTGACCTTCGGTGATGTGTCGGATGCTGCTGGATGCCAGCCGTATCCCGTAATGTTCTTCTAATTTATCAGGCACTTGAGCAAATGAACAGTCCGCCCCAAAGTCCGTCACCGCCCGTTGCAGCGGGAGCGAACAGCCTCGGCAAACAACCTCGGCACTCTGGCTAAAGGGGCGGACACGCTTGCCGGGAATCCGGTAGACCGGTTCGCTTATGTGGATTTTTCCGTAGGTCGTGTGCCAATGACAGTTTTTTTTCCACTCTTTACATACTTCCCAATGCCTTCTTCACAGGCTGGGGCTGTGCATTTTTCTACACGTTTGTTTGCCCATGCAGTGATCGCATCATTTCCCATTTGGCGCAGTTCTTCTATCACCCGCTGTTCGGCGTCTGCTGCTTTGATAATGTCATCACCGGCATTTTCAACCACCTCGATTAGCCCTTCCATCCGAGCTTTTAATGCGGGGTTGCGGTTCAAGGCTTCTAAAAGTTTTTGGTCGCGGGAGCTAACTGTCAACATGGGAAAGTCCTTTTTCTCTGGTTTTAGGGGATGCCATCTTAGTCTACAGGACACCGCACTTTTGTTCACACCCCCCTACAGGATGGTCAAGCTCAAGCGGTCATCGACACACTGAAACCTTTCCTCGAAGCAGAAACGGTAGAAGACAGTAACGCCCCAGTACGAGCTTGTCACCGTTACCTGAGCAACCGCATTGAGCAACTGGATTACCCGACAGCAAAATCCCTCGGATTGCCCGTGGGGTCGGGCGAAATAGAAAGTGCACACCGAGCGACTTGCAAAATCCGACAAACTGAGTTGCTCAATTTTCAGCATTGACCGAACGCCGCATATTCAGCCGATTTTTTACTCAATTTGACCAACGAAACCTGAGCTTTTTCAGTTTTACCGTAACTTTTGCTAAATTTCACCCATACCGATGCGACTGCTCCTGTTTTTCAGTCAGTCTTCCCGTGTTTTTTCAAACCCAGTCGCTTTATAACAAGACACGCATCAGTTGATCAGCACTCAACACCAAAATCCCAAACATCAAGTGGCTGTAAACTTTTTGCGCACCTTGCACCCACACATTCCGACCACCAAATTCATCCTTCAGGCGGGCATTGGTTCGTTCTACGGTGCTGCGAATTTTGTAACGCTCGGCATCAGCAGGTTCAAACGCTTCTTTCTGTCCGCCGCGAGGATTGTGATCAATCAGAGGGACATGCCCCAGATGACGGCTGTATTCGTGCAAATCAGCACTGCAATAGGCCGCATCCATCAGGTCGTAGAGACTGGTGACACGTTGGGCACTGATTTGAGAGAGTGGGATGGCTGCCCCGCTGTCGTGAAAGGAGGCGGAAGACAGAATGGCTGCTATCGGGACACCACAATCGGCGGTATCGATATGCAGTTTGTAGCCGTTCCAACTGTGCTTGTAGCCTTGGGCATTCTTCTTCGTCCCCCGGTTACACTGAACCGGTATCTCATCGAGTGCTTGCTGAAGTGACTGTTCCCGTTGGCGCTGAATCCGTGTTTGCCCTTGTTTTTTCTTTGGCTTTTCCTCGGCAACAGGCCGTTCACGTGCCTCAATGGCTGTTGAATCCCGACACAGGTGGCCGATCAGCGCATCGCCCAAATACGTTTTCACCAACGTTTCATGCACACGTTCCGCTAAACGCTGTTCAGCAAATTCAGCGAAGGCACGTGAAAAGGTGGATTCGGAAGGCAGTTTCTTGGTCAGGGGAAACCCGCAGATGCGTCGCAGGGAGCGATCGTTTTGCAGCCGGTCAATGAGTGCTCGCGTATTGACAATATTGAGCACGCTTTTGGCGACAAAAGCATTGGCAAACCAAGATCGCTCCGTCGCTGGCCGTCCAGACCCATCACGAAAAGAGCGCACAAAATCTTCAATGCGCGTCAGCTCCAGTACGTGAATGAGCTTTTCAAGCTTGGGGGTCAATGTGCCAAAGGCATCATTGAAGCAAGGCAGTATTTCAATTTGCAGCAAACTCCAGCGTTGTGCAATCGTAACTGTTCACGAGCTTGCAACTGCCACAGCTTGAGCTATGCTTGATGAATGAACGATCTGACCATCACCACCGATTTTACCGACATTGCGTTGCCCACCGATTTGGCAGCCTCCCAGCAGCTTAACCGTGATCTGCTGACGTTGGTGGTTGCTTTGCAAGCACGGGTCAAACGACTGGAAGCGGAACTGACAGAACTAAAAGAACGCCTGAATGACTCCTCCAGTAACTCCTCTAACCCACCCTCACGGGACACGCCCGAACAACGCGCCCAGCGCGAACGCAAACCCAAAAGCGCGCTAAAACGCGGCGGTCAGCCGGGGCACAGCAAACATGAACGTGCCTTAGT contains:
- a CDS encoding transposase yields the protein MAQRWSLLQIEILPCFNDAFGTLTPKLEKLIHVLELTRIEDFVRSFRDGSGRPATERSWFANAFVAKSVLNIVNTRALIDRLQNDRSLRRICGFPLTKKLPSESTFSRAFAEFAEQRLAERVHETLVKTYLGDALIGHLCRDSTAIEARERPVAEEKPKKKQGQTRIQRQREQSLQQALDEIPVQCNRGTKKNAQGYKHSWNGYKLHIDTADCGVPIAAILSSASFHDSGAAIPLSQISAQRVTSLYDLMDAAYCSADLHEYSRHLGHVPLIDHNPRGGQKEAFEPADAERYKIRSTVERTNARLKDEFGGRNVWVQGAQKVYSHLMFGILVLSADQLMRVLL
- a CDS encoding M23 family metallopeptidase; this translates as MNKKPLLLLLAITIFMIGYWIPEDRHVPVASAKSYQGNPTVYGYKVGGFDAYKGINIFADQGASVEAVTSGLVLYSADTPRGDNSVWVLGAKWRLHHYANLDTVAVKPASWVKTGEKIGTLGTAKQTKSAANLYYSIRSLPPLVTGWKAEQPLGLDQVFYVNPHEFLTAYQDEAKPAH